Genomic DNA from Streptomyces sp. AM 2-1-1:
TGCAGTTCGGCGCCCCGCTCGTCCTGGTGTCGCTCGGCATGACGCTCGTCATCGCGACCCGCGGCATCGACCTCTCGGTCGGCTCCACGGTCGCCATCGCCGGCGCAGTGGCCTGCGAGCACATCGCCGGTTCCCCGGACCCCGGCGGCCTCCCCACCGTGCTCGTCGCCGTCGCCCTCGCGCTCGGGGTGGCCGTGGTGCTCGGCCTGGTCAACGGCACCCTGGTCGCGCGGCTGGGGGTGCAGCCCATCGTGGCGACGCTGATCCTGATGGTCGCCGGCCGCGGCGTGGCACAGCTCGTCTCGGACGGCCAGATCATCACGGTGACGAGCAGCCCGTACAAGATGATCGGCGGCGGCTACTGGCTGATGTTCCCCTTCGCCGTCCTGCTGGCGGCGGTCGTCGTCGCCCTCACCTCGCTGGTGACCCGGCGCTCCGCGCTGGGGCTGCTGATCGAGTCGGTGGGCGGCAACCCCGCCGCCAGCCGGCTCGTCGGCATCCGGGCGGCGGGCCTGCTCACCGTCGTGTACGTCTTCTGCGCCCTGTGCGCGGCCGTCGCCGGGCTGATGATCAGCTCCAACGTGTCCAGCGCGGACGGCAACAACGCGGGGCTCTGGATCGAGCTCGACGCCATCCTCGCCGTGGTCATCGGCGGTACCGCGCTGACCGGGGGACGGTTCTCCCTCGGCGGGACCGTACTCGGCGCCCTCATCATCCAGACCTTGTCCACGACGGTGTACACCCTGGGCGTCCCGCCCGAGACGACCCTGGTCTTCAAGGCGTTCGTCGTGATCGCGGTCT
This window encodes:
- a CDS encoding ABC transporter permease, with product MTPHPANGPAAGGVGQRLLRHRLFWPSAVLAALLLGNLAFTHDFFAVHVRGDHLYGSLIDILQFGAPLVLVSLGMTLVIATRGIDLSVGSTVAIAGAVACEHIAGSPDPGGLPTVLVAVALALGVAVVLGLVNGTLVARLGVQPIVATLILMVAGRGVAQLVSDGQIITVTSSPYKMIGGGYWLMFPFAVLLAAVVVALTSLVTRRSALGLLIESVGGNPAASRLVGIRAAGLLTVVYVFCALCAAVAGLMISSNVSSADGNNAGLWIELDAILAVVIGGTALTGGRFSLGGTVLGALIIQTLSTTVYTLGVPPETTLVFKAFVVIAVCLIQSPVFRAKVLSRRKPASSSRPAPVDDTTLPQEVRT